The genomic DNA GTGGACATATTTTCTGGGATGAAATTTTTATTTTACCTTTTTATATTCAACATTATCCTGACACAGCGAAACAATTGTTGCTGTATCGCTACCATCGATTAGAGAAGGCGAAGGAAAATGCGGCGGCCAGCCAGTATCGTGGCGCAATGTATCCGTGGCAATCAGGTCGTGATGGGCGTGAAACCACGCAAAAACTTCACTTAAATCCGTTGAATGGACATTGGGGCGAGGATCATAGCATTCTGCAACGACATGTGTCCTTAGCGATTGCTTACAATGCTTGGTTGTATTGGCATAGTACACAGGATCATGAATTTATGAAACAATATGGCGGCGAAATGTTGTTAGAAATCGCTCAATTTTGGAACAGCGCTGCGACGTTAGATGACGCAACAGGACGGTTCTTTATTGATAAAGTGATGGGACCTGATGAGTTTCACGAGGGCTATCCAGACCAAGCGGAAAGCGGCTTGAAAAACAACGCCTATACGAATTTGATGGTGGTTTGGCTATTCGAAGAATTAACCAACATTTTGGCACTTTTCTCTGAGGAAGAACAGGCACAACTTTTTGCCAAAACGCAGACCTCTTCGGCTGATTTAGCCCGCATGCAACAAATTCAAAATTCACTGGAAATTGAAGTTAATTCTGACGGTATTATTGCGCAATATGAAGGGTATTTCGGCTTAAAAGAGATTGACTGGGCGGCGATGAAAGAGAAATACGGCAATATTTACCGCATGGATCGAATTTTAAAAGCCGAAGGGGAATCTCCCGATGATTACAAAGTGGCGAAACAAGCCGACACGTTAATGTTGTTCTACAACTTAGACAAAACTCGGGTGGATCAAATTTTAGAAGATTTAGGGTATCAATTGCCTGCGGATTATTTGGAAAAAAATCTTTTGTATTATCTAAAACGGACGTCTCATGGTTCGACTTTGTCACGAATTGTTCATGCCCAATTGGCAGAAATGGCGCAATTCCATGAGCTATCTTGGCAACTTTATCAAGAAGCGTTGTATTCCGATTATCGTGACATTCAAGGTGGCACGACCGCTGAAGGGATTCATACAGGGGTCATGGCTGCGACGATCCACGTTACTTTAGCAACGTATGCAGGCGTTGACACGCGCCAGAACGAGTTATCAATTTGTCCAAACTTACCTGAACATTGGCAAGCGCTGGCGTTCCAGTTTATTCATCAAGGCGTGACGTATCAATTTTCATTAACACAAACCAGTGTCACGATTACAGCAGATAAAGACACACAATTATTGGTTCAGGGCGCGTTGATTCCGTTAACCGCCGAACGACCAAAAGAAGTACATTATCAATAAAGGAGCGAACCACAATGACGATTGGATTTATTTTTGATTTGGATGGTGTCATTACTGACACCGCCAAATTTCATTATCAAGCTTGGAAAGCGTTGGCCGATTCGCTAGGTATCCCCATTGACGAAACCTTCAACGAAACATTAAAAGGCATTAGTCGGATGGATTCCTTGGACCGCATTTTAGCCCATGGCCACCGTGAAAATGCGTTTATTCCAGCAGAAAAAGAAGCCTTAGCTCAGCAAAAAAATGACCACTACGTTCAATTATTAGAACATTTAACGACAGAAGATGTTTTACCTGGTGTCGTGCCATTGCTACAGCAAGCCCAAGCACGTCACATTCCCTGTGCCGTGGCTTCGGCTTCAAAAAACGCGCCCCTGATTTTGGAAAAATTAGGCGTGCGCGCGTACTTCGCCACAATTGTCGATCCCGACTCGTTAAGCAAAGGCAAACCTGATCCTGAAATCTTTTTAGCCGCCGCTGACAGTATTGGCGTGCTACCGCAAAACGCCATTGGCTTTGAAGATGCACAATCAGGCATTGACGGCTTGAAAGCCGCGGGCATCTATGCCGTCGGCTTGTCGGCCAGCCAACCCTTAATCGGAGCCGACATGCAAGTCTCTGAAATGACTGAACTAAGCGTTGATGCACTGCTCAATCGCTAAAGAAGGACAAGAACCTTTAGCAGCAGGCACCTCTTTTCATCTACATTGTATCTATGCTAGAATGTAGATGAAAAGAGTGAGATGCGTCAACACACCTCTTTAGTGTAGAGCCGTTTAAGACGCGGTGACCAATTTTTTATTGTCATTACACTACTTTATTGGATTAAAAAGGATTGAGTTGAACGTGGTTCTGTGGTAGACTTTTATTAGAAACAAGTAGATGTTTCTTGATGATCAGGCATCATAATAACTCAATACTGAAATCGGAAGTAATAGCCGATAGTTGGCGAGCAACAGAAAAACTCGATATAGAATTGGACGTAGAGCCAATAGTTGGTGAGCAACAGAAAAACCTGAATTATATTTGAAGTTTAAAGAAGGCAAGCTAAGCTTGGCTTCTTTATTTATAGGAGAAACTAATGATTGAGAAAAAAGATTTTGACACAATTAGAAAGGCGTTCTTAATTTATGACACCAACTTCAATAATCATATGTTCACTTATACATATCAACATCGGAAAACAAAGAAATTGTTAGAAATGAACGTTCAATTTGAAGCTGGGAATTTTATGCATTTATGCGGAGTTGACTATTATCAAATAGATAAACAAGGGAGCTGTAAATTTCGTTTTAAGGCTACTCAATTTTACAGAGCTTTAAAAAATAATAAAGTTTCACTGCGCGGGATTAAACCTAAAGATGATGGAACCACAGGCCAAAAATTACAAGTAATTCCTCTATTAGAAATGCTTATTTCTCCAGGTGTACGAGTATGCGATGGAGGAAAATTTTATAATTTACAGTATGAAAAAGCAATTCGCTCAGGCAAAATGATTGTGGCGTTAACATGTAAAGAGAATAACAAAAAGTACGTCCCACAATCTTTATTATCGTTAATAAATCAGCCACGAAAGAGCCAATCGAAATCTTTAACTGAATCCCATGAAGTAATTAAAATAAGTAAGTCTGAGCTGAATAGCACCTCAGTAATTGAAGTTTACGATAAATTTTAACAAAAAAGCGGGCTAAACAGACTATAGGCAAAGAGAAAAAGCCCAGAGGTTTTTCTCCTCTTTAACAGCTTTTAGGATTTCACGGATTAACGCTAAATTTATTCGTGCTTTTCGGGAAAATGTGCTAGAATGTAGATGAAAAGAGAGATATGCGTCAACATACCTCTCTAGTGTAGAGCCGTTTGAGACGGTGACCGATTGTATTATTTAAAAATAACCGTACTGGTCAAAGTAGATGGTTATTTTTTCTTGTCATTTTTAAGCAATTTCACAATCAGTGCAATCAAAGCAATGGTAAACATACCAAAACCTAGGATCGTCTGAATTGTCTCATATGCTGACAACAGGCCTCTCCTTTCTGTAAATTTTGGAAGTACGCTCATACGCACCACCTCACCGAAAGAGGAAAGTCTCTGCTCCTACGCTTCTCACTTTGTTGCGATGCTCGTCGCAAAGCGCATGTTCCTTTGCGCTTGCCTCCGCCTTAACTTCTCTACACTTATCGTATATCATGAATGCCTAATAAATATTCAGGTTACAATATTTTTTTAGATAAAATGATTTAGAGAAAAACCCGCCCACATCAGAAAAATGATGTGGGCGGTTTTTTGTAATTATTTATTTTTTGTTTCAAATAACGGACTAACTGGTTTGTTTTCGTGGATACGTTTAATCGCATCTCCGATTAATTCACCAACGCTGACTTCGTCAATTTTTGCAATTTTACGATCATCAGATAGGTAAATAGAGTCTGTTACAACTAAGCGTTCAATTGCTGAATCTTCAATACGTTGTAAGGCTGGTCCTGATAAAACGGGATGTGTACAAGAAGCGTAAACGTCTTTTGCTCCGGCTTCTTTCAATGCGTTTGCAGCAAGAGAAATTGTCCCCGCTGTGTCAATCATGTCATCAATTAAGACACATGTTTTGCCTTCCACATGGCCAATGATATTCATTACTTCTGCTACGTTCGCTTTTGGACGACGTTTGTCAATGATCGCAATTGGTGCTTTTAAGAATTCTGCCAATTTACGCGCACGCGTTACACCACCATGGTCAGGGGAAACAACAACGACGTCATCGCCTTGAATGCCGTGTTCGATGAAGTAATCGGCAATTAATGGTGCACCCATCAAATGATCCACTGGAATATCAAAGAATCCTTGAATTTGGACCGCATGTAAGTCCAATGTCAACATTCTTGTTGCACCAGCTTTTTCAATCATGTTTGCAACAAGTTTAGCAGTGATTGGTTCCCGGGCACGTGCTTTACGGTCTTGACGTGCATACCCATAATAAGGCATAACCACGTTAATTGTTTTAGCACTCGCACGTTTTAACGCATCAATCATGATTAATAGTTCCATTAAGTTATCGTTAACAGGGCTACTTGTTGATTGAATGACGTAAACATGTGCACCGCGAATACTTTCTTCAATATTCACTTGAATTTCGCCATCACTAAATTGTGTTACAGAGCACTTTCCTAGCTCCACACCCACAGCATCCGCAATTTTTTCTGCTAAGGGACGATTAGAGTTCAAAGAAAAGATTTTCAATCTTGGATCAAAATAATGTTTCGACATTAGAACCTCCACTTTCTATTTCAGCCAATTCGTTAAAACTGAACAATACTTTCCTTCTAAAATAATAGTAGTCCTAGCCAAATAAATCAAGAGATTTTCTGTATTTCATACAAGATATTCATCAAAAGTCGCTTTCTTCTAACTATTTTATCGTATTTGTCTAAAAAATGAGGATTATTTGAATAAAGAAAGGTACTCGCCATAGCCTTCTTTTTCTAAATCTGCCACTGGCACAAATCTCAAAGCTGCCGCATTAATGCAATAACGTAAGTCGCCTTCTTGGAGTGGGCCATCAGTGAAAACATGCCCTAAATGTGAATCCGCTTCTTGACTGCGAACTTCTACTCGGTGCATGCCGTGACTAAAATCAGCTTTTTCTTTGACGCCACGTTTTTCAATTGGTTTGGTAAAGGATGGCCAGCCGCAACCAGCATCGTATTTGTCCAGGGAACTAAACAACGGTTCGCCACTAACAATGTCTACATAGATTCCGTCTTGGTAAAAGTCATCATATTCTCCTGAAAAAGGGCGTTCTGTTGCGTTTTCTTGTGTGACGGCATATTGAAGATCCGTCAAGGTTTGTTTTAATTCTTCTTCTGTTGGTTTTGTCATTCTGTCCACTCCTTTTCTTCTGTTCAATTTATTGGGTTCAATGATACCACGTTTGCCAAACAGGCACCTAATAGTTTGCATAGTAAAAGACAGTCCTTTCTCTTTTTGACGAATGAAAAGGACTGTCTTTTATTAGTTGAATTCTTTTAGTAGTCGGGCTACTTTGGCAATTGGTAAACCCATAATGGCGTAATAATCCCCAGCGATTGCTTCAATTAGTAATGCTCCTTGTCCTTGGATACCATAAGCGCCTGCTTTGTCGGCATATTCTGCGGTATCTAAGTAAGCATGGATTTCCGTGTCTGTCAGTGGATAAAACGTCACGGTTGAATGAACTGTCGCGGAGCGCTCTTTTTCCCCTTGTTTCAACGTCACACTTGTATACACGTCATGTGTTTTGCCACTTAGGAGGCGCAACATGCGATAACCGTCTTCCCGAGAAGTGGGTTTGCCGAGGATTTCTCCCGCCAATGCCACAATTGTATCGCAGCCAATGACTAGTGCTTCGGGGGATTGCTCTGCTATAGCCGCTGCTTTTTGGGCAGCCATTTGCGCCACATATTCTGCTGGTAAGCCGTCTTTGCCAACAGTTTCATCGATGTCGGCTGGTGCAATCGTAAAAGTTGGGACCACACGCTTTAATAACTCCTGACGGCGAGGAGATTGGGATGCTAAAATAATTTGCATAAAATGATGACACCTCGTTTCTTTTTAATGGGGGTCTTGAATGCGTTTAAACATTCGTTCCATATCTGAATTCGTAAAATGAATCAGCACCGGACGTCCATGCGGACAATTAAACGGATTTTCGCACAAGGCTAAATCTTTTAATAGCACACGTGCTTGTTGCTCATTGAGGTAATGATTGGCTTTGATGGATCGCTTACAGCTCATCATAATGGCGGTTGCTTCACGGAATTTTTTCACGCTGACCGAGCCAGTTGTTAGCAACATGTCAATCATCTCGCGAACAATGCTTTCCTCTTCGCCTGCAGGATACCAAGTTGGGTGCGCCCGCACAATGAAACTATTTTGTCCAAAGTCTTCCAAATGGATGCCAACTTCCGCAAGGGTTTCTTTCTGCTCTTTAATTTTCAAGGCATCGCTATTTGGATAATCAATAACGATTGGTACCAATAGTTCTTGTAAATCATCACTGACTTCGCCAATTTTTTCACGGAAGTATTCGTATTTAATTCGTTCTTGGGCAGCGTGTTGGTCGATAATAAACAGGCCATCTTTGCTTTGTGCGAATAAATAAGTTCCGTGCATTTGACCGAAGTATTCTAGCTCAGGAAAACGTTCTGTCGGTCGTTCTTCTTCCAACTTGTTCAGGGCTTGTTTCAGTTCTCTTTGACTCGCAGCGCTATTGGCATCGAATTCTGGGTGAAGTTTCATTTCTTCTTGGAAAACCTCGTCAGCAGCCTCTGATGAACGCAGAGAAGGTTCTGAATCAGATACTTCAGTTATTTTCGTTTCTTCGGCTATTACCTGTTGCTCATTACTAGCTGTTTCCCAATGATTTGCGGAATCAACAGCTGCCGAAGAGGTTTCGTAAGCTGACGTTTCTTCCGCTACACTCGTTGATTCTGGCACTGGCGGCGCAAATGGATCGTCCATTGGGTCCACTGCTCTTTCTGTCTGGTTGACAGATTCAGGGGCGCTTGAGGCTGGTGTTTCGTCTGTCGCATGTTCCGCATAGAAGCGGCCTGTTGCGGGATTATAGCTTAAGCTGCCCGGTCGTTGTTTTACCGCAGGTTGTTCAGTCGATAGAGGAATTTCCATTTGTTCGGCTTTAGGTTCTGGCGGTAGTTTCTTTTTAAAACGCAAATTGTCTGCCGCATTGGGAATCAACTGTTCTTGGCTCAACACTTCTTGAATCGCCTGTTCAATTAATGCCATTAAATCTTTTTCTTTACTCAAACGAACTTCTTGCTTAGTAGGATGGACATTGACATCGACTAACAGCGGATCCATTTCAATTTCTAACACAGCAATTGGAAAACGCCCCACCATTAGTTTCGAACCATAGCCGGCTACAATTGCTTTATTTAACGCGAAATTTTTAATATAACGACCATTGATAATCGTTGATAAATAGTTGCGGCTGGCCCGTGTGACTTCTGGCAATGAGACATACCCTGTCAAAGTAAAATCAAGGTCTTTTCCTTCAATTTTCAACATTTTCTTTGCGGTGCTAATGCCATAAATCCCGGCAATCGTTTGTTTTAAATCACCATTGCCTGTTGTACTCATCATTTTGTGGCCGTCATGAACTAAGCGAAAAGCGACTTTAGGGTGACTTAACGCCAGACGATTGACAATGTCACCGATATTAGCCAATTCCGTTTGGATCGTTTTGACGTATTTCAAACGAGCGGGCGTATTATAAAATAAATTAGAAACGGTCATTTTTGTGCCTTTACGGAGGGCTGCTGGTCGGTTTTCTTCGACCTTGCCCCCTTTTAGAATCACATAGCTGCCTTCTTCTTCCTCAGCTGTGGCAGTTTCGACAATCATTTCAGAAACTGAGGCAATACTTGGTAAGGCTTCGCCTCGGAACCCCAAGCTGCGAATTCGGAACAAATCATCTCTTGTATGAATTTTGCTTGTGGCATGGCGTTTGAAGGCATTCAGTACATCTTCTTTGGCAATTCCTTCACCATTATCAATAATTTGAATGGTTTTCAAGCCAGCTTCTTCAATAAAAATATCAATTTGGGTGCTTCCTGCATCCAGTGCATTTTCCACCAATTCTTTGACGACAGAAGCGGGACGTTCAACAACTTCACCAGCAGCAATCTGGTTGGCTAGTTGTTCGGATAGTTCTTGAATTTTCCCCATTTCACGACCTCCTAACCGGTTCGGTTCCTAATTAGATACGTTTTTGCAATTGATGAAGCATGTTTAACGCATCTAGTGGTGTCATTTCTAATAGATTCATTTTCTTCAATGTGTCAATGACACTTAATTCTTCTGTTGAAACTTCTTTAAATAATGAAAGTTGCTCGGTTTCTTCATGGACTTCTGAAACTTCTTCATGATGAACTGAACTTGGAATCGTTGTTTCTTCCGCTTCTAAAGCGGATAAAATGGTGGCTGCTCGTTCTAAAAGCGGGCTTGGTAAACCAGCGATTTTAGCAACATGTATCCCATAGCTCTTATCAGCAGGTCCTTCCATCATTTTATGAAGAAAGACCACTTCGCCATCTTTTTCGACAGCGCCCACGTGAATATTCTTCAAGCCTTTTAAGGTTTCATCTAGAACAGTTAGTTCATGATAATGTGTAGAAAATAGCGTTTTGGCTTGTACTTCACGATGGATATATTCAATGATGGCTTGCGCTAGCGCCATTCCATCATAGGTTGCCGTGCCGCGTCCTAATTCATCAAATAAAATTAGGCTGTTAGGCGTGGCATGCCGCAGTGCTTGGTTGGCTTCCATCATTTCTACCATAAAGGTACTTTGCCCTGCAATTAGATCATCAGAGGCCCCAATCCGTGTAAAAATTTGATCGAAAATTGGCATTTCAGCACTTTCCGCTGGTACAAAACAGCCAATTTGCGCCATGACCACCGTCAAAGCCAATTGACGCATGTAGGTACTTTTCCCTGACATGTTTGGTCCAGTAATCAAGAGAATATCTGTTTCTGGGTTCATGCGGATACTGTTTGGAATGTATTCTTGGTGCCCTAAAACTTTTTCCACGACTGGGTGTCGTCCTTCGACAATCGCCAAATTTTT from Enterococcus faecalis includes the following:
- the mutL gene encoding DNA mismatch repair endonuclease MutL, producing MGKIQELSEQLANQIAAGEVVERPASVVKELVENALDAGSTQIDIFIEEAGLKTIQIIDNGEGIAKEDVLNAFKRHATSKIHTRDDLFRIRSLGFRGEALPSIASVSEMIVETATAEEEEGSYVILKGGKVEENRPAALRKGTKMTVSNLFYNTPARLKYVKTIQTELANIGDIVNRLALSHPKVAFRLVHDGHKMMSTTGNGDLKQTIAGIYGISTAKKMLKIEGKDLDFTLTGYVSLPEVTRASRNYLSTIINGRYIKNFALNKAIVAGYGSKLMVGRFPIAVLEIEMDPLLVDVNVHPTKQEVRLSKEKDLMALIEQAIQEVLSQEQLIPNAADNLRFKKKLPPEPKAEQMEIPLSTEQPAVKQRPGSLSYNPATGRFYAEHATDETPASSAPESVNQTERAVDPMDDPFAPPVPESTSVAEETSAYETSSAAVDSANHWETASNEQQVIAEETKITEVSDSEPSLRSSEAADEVFQEEMKLHPEFDANSAASQRELKQALNKLEEERPTERFPELEYFGQMHGTYLFAQSKDGLFIIDQHAAQERIKYEYFREKIGEVSDDLQELLVPIVIDYPNSDALKIKEQKETLAEVGIHLEDFGQNSFIVRAHPTWYPAGEEESIVREMIDMLLTTGSVSVKKFREATAIMMSCKRSIKANHYLNEQQARVLLKDLALCENPFNCPHGRPVLIHFTNSDMERMFKRIQDPH
- the pgmB gene encoding beta-phosphoglucomutase, translated to MTIGFIFDLDGVITDTAKFHYQAWKALADSLGIPIDETFNETLKGISRMDSLDRILAHGHRENAFIPAEKEALAQQKNDHYVQLLEHLTTEDVLPGVVPLLQQAQARHIPCAVASASKNAPLILEKLGVRAYFATIVDPDSLSKGKPDPEIFLAAADSIGVLPQNAIGFEDAQSGIDGLKAAGIYAVGLSASQPLIGADMQVSEMTELSVDALLNR
- a CDS encoding ribose-phosphate diphosphokinase, translated to MSKHYFDPRLKIFSLNSNRPLAEKIADAVGVELGKCSVTQFSDGEIQVNIEESIRGAHVYVIQSTSSPVNDNLMELLIMIDALKRASAKTINVVMPYYGYARQDRKARAREPITAKLVANMIEKAGATRMLTLDLHAVQIQGFFDIPVDHLMGAPLIADYFIEHGIQGDDVVVVSPDHGGVTRARKLAEFLKAPIAIIDKRRPKANVAEVMNIIGHVEGKTCVLIDDMIDTAGTISLAANALKEAGAKDVYASCTHPVLSGPALQRIEDSAIERLVVTDSIYLSDDRKIAKIDEVSVGELIGDAIKRIHENKPVSPLFETKNK
- the pepG1 gene encoding type I toxin-antitoxin system toxin PepG1 — protein: MSVLPKFTERRGLLSAYETIQTILGFGMFTIALIALIVKLLKNDKKK
- the msrB gene encoding peptide-methionine (R)-S-oxide reductase MsrB — translated: MTKPTEEELKQTLTDLQYAVTQENATERPFSGEYDDFYQDGIYVDIVSGEPLFSSLDKYDAGCGWPSFTKPIEKRGVKEKADFSHGMHRVEVRSQEADSHLGHVFTDGPLQEGDLRYCINAAALRFVPVADLEKEGYGEYLSLFK
- a CDS encoding Maf family protein, translating into MQIILASQSPRRQELLKRVVPTFTIAPADIDETVGKDGLPAEYVAQMAAQKAAAIAEQSPEALVIGCDTIVALAGEILGKPTSREDGYRMLRLLSGKTHDVYTSVTLKQGEKERSATVHSTVTFYPLTDTEIHAYLDTAEYADKAGAYGIQGQGALLIEAIAGDYYAIMGLPIAKVARLLKEFN
- a CDS encoding PBECR4 domain-containing protein is translated as MIEKKDFDTIRKAFLIYDTNFNNHMFTYTYQHRKTKKLLEMNVQFEAGNFMHLCGVDYYQIDKQGSCKFRFKATQFYRALKNNKVSLRGIKPKDDGTTGQKLQVIPLLEMLISPGVRVCDGGKFYNLQYEKAIRSGKMIVALTCKENNKKYVPQSLLSLINQPRKSQSKSLTESHEVIKISKSELNSTSVIEVYDKF